Genomic window (Falco cherrug isolate bFalChe1 chromosome 4, bFalChe1.pri, whole genome shotgun sequence):
gtgaagaatttcttcccaatacctaatctaaatccaCCCCATTTCAGCCTAAAGCCATTACCACTTGTCCcatcactacaggcccttgcacaaagtccctctccagctttctcgTAGCCCCGTTTAGGTACCAggaggctgctctaaggtctccccaaagcctcttcttccccaggctgaacaaccccaactctctcagcctgtcttcatgaGAGAGATGCTCCAACCCCTGATATGTTGATGCTTAACTACATATTCAAGCATTTCTACATTAAGAAATTAGATTAATAATTAATATAGCCTAACTAACCATCTTAGTCCCTGAAAAGTTAAGAGCCTTATAATGGTTATCTCATTCATGCATATAAAATTTATTCTCAAAATGCAGCAGCCACTaaattaaggaagaaaacttttagGAATTGCAGCAATTCTGGTCTGTTTCATAATCACATGACCAAAACAAAAAGGCCtacctcaagaaaaaaatgccagcaaCCACCACCTGTCCAAAATGTAGTCAAAAGTACTAAATAAGCAGCAACATCCTTTATTCCAATTTGTTCTGTTCCTGCAAGACGCTAGTTACGCACCACCAAGTATAATGGGACCCTTTTACTTCACACACCAAAATAATTAGGAAAGCGGTGTGACACCTATACCCAGATCTACATGGTTTACACATCTGAGTAtattaaatgttaaaaactACCTGTTTCTCCTGATGCATTTATGAGAAACTGAACTAAGCTGATCATATGTTTTAATGATCTCCTAAATACATCACCTTGAACAAAATCATGTAGATACAGCCCTAGGTGAGCTCACAAGAGCACACAGCCCTTCCATCACAAAGTAACACAAAAAGcccagctgtggctttgcaaGCAAACCTCTAAAAATGGGAGATGCCAAGTACAACACAAATCCATTTCTAAATCATAATTAAActtatttcaaaagcagctggTACCTACCCCGTTCACAACAGAAATAATCGTAAACGCTGGAAAAGTCTCAGGCATGCAGATGGCCAACTTCAAAACTATACTACGGATATATTTAGTCTATAGGAGCTCACTATGAATCACCCGACCCCTCAGATCCACCGAAGCCCACCCTCAGCCACTGCAGCTACCAGCACTACGCATACACACACAACCAGGCATGATCGCCAAGGGACGGTGGGCAGCTCCGAGAGGCGGCAGTGCCACCGCAGCGCAGCTCCAGCACACttcaccctgcctgccccttccagaacccccaaacccccccgGAGCAGCCACCACCCCGGCCTGCCAGGCCGACAAGCAGGGCTGCCCACGGGCAGCCCCCACTcgcccgccgcgccgcaggcccggcccgcggccccccagcccaggcgcAGGGCACGGCCACcgatttctcttccttccccccgCCTCGGCCCCAGGTgcgccgcccggccccccgcggctccagctcctctcccgCTCCCCGCAGAAGGCCCCCCTCTGCCCCAAGGAAGGGGCCGCACCCCGGGGCGAGGGCCGGCCCCGCGGCTTCCCCCGCCTCGCCTCCCGGCTCTCCCCAGCTCCGCCGCGCCAGGAGCCGGCCCCGGCTAAgggcgcgggggcggccccAGCgcccgcctcgccgccctccGGGgtgccccgccgctgcccggcgccgCAGCTGGAGCGGCCGGGCGGGAGCCGCGCCCAGGCGGGGGGAGCGCCGGGCTGCCGCCGGGCCCCCCGAGGACCTCCCCGCCGCGGCAGCGCCGCCCGCTGGGCCCAGGGCCCTCCCGCGGCGAGGGACGGTccacccccgccccggccccgcaggcCGCCCCGGCCAGGCGACGGCGACCGGACCGGCCGTGCCAGGCGGGGGCAGCCGCCGCCTCGCGGCGCGGCGGGAAGCGAGCGCGGGAGAGCCGCGGCCGccatccccccccccagacAAACCTCCGACCACCGCTTCCTCTTCTGCCTCGGCGTCCCGAccgcgggcggccggggccgaGGGGCCAGGGAagcgggggaggcggcggcagcggcggcggaGGATCCGGTCTCGCCCGGGCtgcggaggcggcggcggcccctgGGCGCGCAGGCGCGCTGCCCTCCGCCTCCTCACCCCCACAgcaccgccgccgccccgccgccctgGGCTGCGGCCGCGCCTGTCCGCCCGCCCCTCCCGCGCGtgcgcggcgcggggcgcgccgggggcggggcgaACCCCGCGCGCCAGGCCCGCCGCCTCGGCCCGCCCCCGTTTCCTGTGcccgcgccccccccggcccgcgcGCCGAGGGAccggcgggcagggcggggcCCTGGGGGGAGCGGAGCGCAGCGCCCTCTGCTGGCAGAGTCGGGCGCTGCAGCCGGAGGCCTGTGAGGGGCCAACGGGTAACGCGACTCGGCCCGGCCGCGTCCCGCTCGCCCTCCCGCGGGCCGAGGCGGCCTTCGGGCAGCGGCGGCGCCTCAGCGGCCAGGCCAGGCCCGCCTTTGGGCCACCGCCGCCTCAGGCTGGCGGGAGGGGGCTGGCCGCGGGAGGGGGGCTGCGGCAGGCGGGAGATGCCTGAGGGCTGGTccatgggaaaggaaaatcttGAGGACAggcaactttttttaaaacctggggagtgctgtttggttttgtgggtttttttgttttattatttccctTTGGGTCCATCCACCAAGAGAAAGGCAAGGAATTTCCCTTGAAAAAGGTGAAAATCTGTTGAACGCAGCAGCTGGGGATTTAAAACTTCCCAGACAAGTCACAGGAGTGGCCTGCAGGGAAAGTGAGGCGCTGCCGTCCATGGAAAGCTGGGGAGCTCCGCGAAGAACAAGATCACAGATTCTCCCCAAGCATTTTATAACTTCTGTCATAGAGCAAAGGACTAGTTCAATCCGAAcattatagaaagaaaaaaacccagaaatcaCAGGAATTTCCCACCCTAGACATGCAACCAGCCTGTGCTTCTCCCACCACCCGCCCCAGTGCCTGGCTCCGGCATTCAGGGATGTGAAGCTGCAAAATGGCCACTTGGATTCTCATCTCCTCTAAAGACCCAGGGCAGAGCTCAACTGCAACCTCCTGTTTCCTAGGTTTTTGTTATATGCAGCAGAGCACACCGTCCTGGAATAAGTGCTTCCCTTGTTCATATGGAAAGAACGTTACGCTCGTCGGTCCACTTAGCTGCGTTAGGATGGAGGAGCATTACTCCCTTAACAACTGGGAAACTTTAGAAAGAAACATAAACTTTGTCTTGCCTtgtctgattatttttttgtcccCTACAAAAAacatggtggttttttttgctccCTTAGCTGAACAACTGGGAAACtttagaaagaaacacaaactttgtcttgcattttctgattattttttttgtcccctACAAAAAGCATGTTTAACAGTACTTACAAGCAGAAGAATGGTAATATTTCTCCACAGTCTcccttgttttaaaaatataagttCCAAGGTTACAATAGGGAAATTCTGGATTCACTTAGGTTTGCAGTTAAATGTCTGCACGATTTGACAGCTAGCTTTCTGTACACCAGCTGAAGGCTTTTACCACTGTTCCCAGCCTCACGTTTTGATGCTCCCTCCCCCACATTACCAGCAAAAGGCCCCTGCGTTACTGCTAAATGAGCCTCAGGTGGCAGGGGgagtggaaaagcagcagctctctgccaTAAAGACAGTGAGCAGTAGCAGGTTGGACCATGGTTTTGAGGGGCTCTAAGGGGGTGGGAGTAGCTTATTTTTTGTagggtggtttgtttggttttttttttccactacattattctctttttctcaaagGCCAAAATAATTCTGGGAGCTTTGGCCTAGGAAGGTGAGAGGAGCCTGTAGGCTTTTGGGGGCTTACAAGAGCAGGATGGGCCATTCTAGTGTTcccaaaagctttctgaaactCCAGGCTGAGCTGTGTGCTACTTTGTAACAGGTCTTCCCTTTGGTccttttgtgttggtttttttttttttttttcctgtagctttGAAGTGCTCAAGTTCTCCAAATTGCTGaactgccattttttttttttttctgtagtcaCTGGGTCTTCTGTGTTCTCTAATTTATTCTTGCTTATAAAATCCATGTGATAGGGCTGTATTGCTTGTATGGGTTGGAATGGGCTGAACTTAGTGTATTAGTTAATTGAGGAAATACGTGAGTGGGGGAGGAAGTTCTGTCTTGTGAATTTTGTATGGCTTTGAATGTGAACTTATGCATAAggattttgtgctttttttcttttttgctgttacCTATCATTTAGTTTAAGCATAGGAAGCATGGtgtcactgaaatatttcatttatgttAGCTGTTATTGTTAAGTCTATTACAAGGTACAAATCCTGAATTAATAGAGCTCTAATACTACATGTGTTGGCATTAAGGAGTGTTTTCTTCACAATGTGTTAAGCTTCTGACTGCATAAAGCCTTCTATTGGTCCTTCTTTATTCTTGAGGTCTCTTGCTCAAGGCTAATTAAAGGCTAGTTTCTGATTGGCTGGAATACTGCTTATATGGATGTGTGCGTATAAGACTACATTAAAGTTACTGGTCCTGTGGCTTTAAAATGTCTTATAAGATTGGCTTGAAGTACTAATATTGAAAGGTGCATATAAAAGCTTGCTTAGCGAAGAACTAAAATCTTTGACCTTGGTAGTAATGTCAGTTTTCTACTTTCTGCTTGGAAGATAGTAGTTTTCTTATGGAAAGAAGACtttccagaaaaatgaaaactgctttcaTTGGGCTGGGAGAGGAATGTGTGCTGAATTCTGACAGAGCATAAAAATCATTAAGTCACAGTTTTTAAAGTGGTTAATCTTATAActtatttctttcagtgtttaaaaaatgaatactGCCCCAACTTCAGAAAGTGGATCATATTCCACAAACAACACAAGACCCTTTTTTTATGCACAGCCAACAGCACAACAGCCTTTACCAAGTCCATGGTACTTCAGCCATGCATACAGTCCGTACTGTGTACCTGCTCCAGGTAAGGCACACGACAGCTGTCTGTGgtagctttgcttttgtttgatGACACAGATGTATATCTGTGCTAAAAAGCTTCTCAAGTGCTTAAAGTAGAGTTGATGTAATGTTTTAGTCGTCAAAAATCCGATTTATGAAGCATTAGTTAAATATGTAGCTTGTGTGCTGGAAAGTAGTATCTGTTTCTGGGGAATGGAAACTAAGCAAAATATTAAGTAATGGTTATCCTACAGATACAGAGCTCTAGAATATGCCTAACAAttaatgtgtgtgtatatgcgAGTTCCATATATGCATGCTTGTATTATAGGTATGGATAAATATAAACTTAAAAATCCACACACAAtattgttaaattaattttgtaaatggTATACCTATGTCAGCTTCTATCTGGAGCTATCTTTTTCAAAGACAATGCTACATAGCATAGTCCATAGAATAgcaaaaaaagtacagaaagcTAATTGGTGTACGTTCCAAGGAACAAAGCTCTAGCTAAATTGTAGCTGTCTAGATAAGCTGCTCCATAACAAGCAACTCTCTCTGGGTTTCTGCACCAAACATGCTTCCAAGCATTGACAGGTAGTGTCTTACCCTACCTATGAGTCTGATCTTTTTGCTGTTCCTGTGTATGCAAGCAAACATTAATCAAATTACTCATTTCAAGAAGAAgatatatttgtcttttttttatccCCAATGTCTAGGCTTCCGAAGTGGAAAtccatattttccattttattctgttGCGCTCCATGAGTACCCTGGATTTTTTGTTCCACAGCATCCAATGCATGCAAGAACTAGCAGGAGGCCTTATTTTAATGTTCCCCCACCTTCCCCTATGTTTTATCATGCAACAAGATTTAGACACTATAGtacctctggaaaaaaaatggagacaaaagaaacacagactgATCCTAGACAgcctgaaaacaagcaaaaaaagcatcaaGATATCCATATAGAAACAAAAGGTTGTGATGCAGGAAATATGGCCTGTGTTTCTTCTGGTATAGGTACAGAGACTGAAAGTACTTCAGAGAAACAAGATTCATCTGGATCTTCCATTGCAGTGGACAGAGAGTTTCATAACAAGAGCCCTTCGAGCTCTACGCAGTATAGAAATCTTCCTACTGGAAGCTATGCCTTTGAGAAGGAGGAAGTGAGGATAGAATATGGAAATGGGTCTCCAGCTATTCAGCTGTGGAAGTCCTTTAAAGAAACGATCCCTTTGTATGATGTGGCAAGTGGTAAATCAGTCCCAGAGAATATAGTGCAGCGTGACTTATTTTCTGTTAGCTCATGTGAAGGAATGGTATATGGCCCTCATGAAGGGGAGAAAATGGTGCCAGGAGCTTCCTTGGATGAGAGAAAAGCTGTTCTCTCCTCAAAACAGGGTGTTGAAACTGTACAAGAAAAAGAGGACCAAAATAATGAAGTGAAGCTGGATGCAAAAAAGCAGGCAAATGCAAGTCAGCGGGCAAAATCCCCCCCAGGTGAAACCATGGCAATGCAAATTGCAGAGCTGGCAAGACCTGTTGGCATAGATCAACCAGTGGTAAGACAGGATGTGGTGGTAGCTAAGAAATCTAGCTCTAAAAAACCTACAAGCTCAAAAGCTTCTCGAGAAGAGCCCAGCTTTGTTCAACAAACAGGACTACTTCCATCTGGTATGGAGGTAATGAGTGACTTGagtttccagcagaaaaagctgaatCTAAGCCACAACACAACCAATGAAAGTCAAACAGATAAAAGTATTTGGTGTGACGAATCAACTGAGAATTATGTTCCCTCTAACGGTTTGCTGGGTTGTTTGGATGGTACAAATACAAACTACAACTACGATGTTTGTTTGCCACAAAGGAAACGTCAAAGTGTACTCAGTCTTTCTTCTGATGACATGTCCTCTAGAGAGGAAGGCTCATCAACTGATAATGCCCCAGTGTCTTATTTTGTCCCTGACTATGTGCTTCAGAAAAGCATGTATACTTTCCAGAAAAGTACAGAAGgcttagagaaagagaaaagtggTGGGTCCCTTAATGAAGAAGAAGTAGTAGTAAGGGAGCAGATGAACAGCTTGAATGACCAAGACGTCAAAAACTCTTCAACCATGAAGATTAAAGAGGCTTCCAGTAAAGGCAGAAAGCTGGGAACCCTTCCTAGATCACCTAGTTGGAAAAAAGTCAATTCTctcaagaaaaaagcatttaagagTTTGTCAGAAGTTGAGGACTCTGAAGAATACTCTGtgaagggagaagaggaggatgaagatGGAGCGGATGAGGAAGATGATGCCACAGATGAAACTGAGTATTTCTTTCAAGAAGCCACTCAATATGGAATCTTGATGCCTAGTAAAGGAAGTTTCTACCAAGTTGGTCAGAGGGTGCTTTGGAAACCACCTGAAAATGCTATACCAGCTCAATTGATTAGCTGGCCtgctcaaaagaaaataaaaactaggaGTGGGCTTGGTAAAAACATTGGTGTAGTTTACAAGccaaaggagaaagaacaagaTGAAGTCATATACAGTGACTATGGGTATTATGGAAGAAAGAGGTCTACAGCAAGAAAAGGAGGACCTGAACACCAGCAAACACTACAGAAACTCTTGGAAGGTAAGCTAGTTGCTGAGGACTAAGTGCTGCTTAACAGAACACACAAAGAATGCCTAATTGCAGCTGCAAATTGTAGTTTGAACCAGTGGGAAGATGGGAGAATGTTGTAGCTTGACATTTGGCTTACAGCCAGAAGTactatagaatattttttttctgaggcatAAGGGGTTTGCTGCAATATTTTACTTATTGCATGAAGATTCTGCATCTTCACAACCACCAGAGAACTCCCCTGAGTTGGATTTGGTATACTTAACTTTCTGACATGAGTGGAAATTCATGAATTTGAAAAGGTTAAGGCTGTTTGAACTATGCATTTACCATTATTTAATAATATCTTGGAAACTTTGTATTTAAACTTATACAAAATTCTGATGCTTCCATCACAGACCCATGTTAGGTGGATTAAAGAGGATTAAATCATTATAATCTGGTGGCTGTACCCTGTGTAATTTCTCTTTGCAGGAGTCAAccattaatttatctttttttactgtggctGCTGTTCTTTTACTGTTAGCAACaaaaagctttgctgttttttcataaaatcaGTGTGAAACTGTTAAATTTGACctggaaaagaacattttatttactCAGGGGTAGATATATTGGTAGAAATTGGATTCATCTGAACTGAGAATACACAGAATTATCAGCGAAGGTTCATAACTGGTTATGTAAGTGGCTGCTGTTTAGTGAAGTCTTGTGAGGCACCTAAAATGAGGTGATCTGCTTCTAATAACAGGCTTGGTGTTCttaaacttcattttccttctacAAAATTTGTAGACTTAAAGCAGGTTGTAGTTTTCATCAAGTATGGTCATCAGAAAACCTTTTTAATAGACTATTACAATTAGATTCAGTAGCTAGCTTTACCTTCTGACTTGTGGATCAAACAATATATTGACATATTGGCAAAATCAAATGCTGACCTTAAATCAACCTCTTTTTATTAGGAAGGCTGTTAAGGGAGAGTGTGGGGATACCAGCTGAAGAGTATTGGATTAGAAGAGGTGCTAAACCCAAATTTACCAGCCAAATACATGGTAGTCCCTCGCTCCCAGCCAAGAGCAAAGAACAAGGTACAACATATTTCCTCAATGTGGTTCTTGAGGAACATTCAAAAGGATATGATACAAAACAGCAAGCTTGTGATACTTGGATAAAATTTGAAGATGGTAAAACTAATTTTCATGGCTCTAATATTGATGAAATGCCTGTCAGTCAGCACATCTTGGGGTATATTTATATTCTCATCAAACGTGAATAAGGATGCATTatagctacttttttttttaaaggtcccATGGGAAATCGAAGCATCGAATGCTTTGATGGGGCCAAGCAAAGCTTGAAGTTGTTACTGCCATAAACTGCAGTATTAATTCTTCACTCAGATACTGCATACGCGCTCAAGAGAAGCATTGGTAGTTCCTAATCCTGATGAGCAGAACACTCATGAAATCATGTGTGATAGCTACATAGGCCAAAGTTCAGAAAAACTAGCAGGGATCAACAGCTGCCCTGCTACTGCTAAAGGATATCAGAGTGCAAATAATCTTGATGTGGTTcagaaaaagatgaacaaaTCAAAGTAAAAGGTTAGATTCTTTCCATATCTACCTTTCCTCCAAAAGCAGAATAGTTTCTGCTTACAATTAAGGTCTACTTGGAGTTCAGCTCTGTTTCTAGATGCTCTTCAAGGTTATTTCTCAGTGTAAGTGCTGTTGGAACAACTCTAGAATTTGCTGTAGTTTGGGTATTGCTACTCTCCTGGGTCACATACTTTTGAGTATCACAGGCTCAGTCTATCAACAGAGTGTCAAGTTATCTTCAGAACAGCCTGATGACTTGCTTCTCTTCAGTTCAGTGATAGTATACAATAAGTTTCCTGTATAGACAGCCCAATAGACTTTTCTTTAGAGTGTATTCCTTAGTTGTCCCTCTGCCTTGCTTTCCTGCTTGAACATGTTTGGGTTTGGGATTTGCCTCCTGCGTTGGAGGCTTTCTAACCTTTCTATCTACAGACTTCTTCAAAAAgttgtggggtgtttttttgacGCTAGCCTTCTCTATAAAAgttgaaaaaattactttagcaGCATTGTTCTTAGCTCCTTACAACAATTCATGAAAATAAGTTATAATTTTGTTACCTTTAAATTTCAGCATATCTCTTAGCGATAGATTGTGCAGCATACTGAGGGTGTTTGGCATACATgttgctccctgctttctcttACTCCTCTTCCAGCCTGTGTAGTCTGAAGAAGCTATCACTTTCAGTATTAGAAAGTAGGAATAAGCTGCTTCCGAATGCTGTTCATGTCAATGGATGCCTCAGAAGTGCTAGTAAATTAACCCCTTTTTCAACATTGCTTATCTTAGGACTGGTTTCTTCAAGTTAATGTTAAACTTAAGTGCCCCACAAGTAAGGCTGTGTGGCTAGACAAGATATGTTGCTTTAGCAGTAATATAATATTCTAAATTTGACTTCTTGAACTGTGTACCTGTGGTGCATAAATTAACAGGTCTGAAGACAGTGGGTGACTTAGGTCCCTTTGACAGCTATCAACTAGTCCTGAACACTTAAAGTGAACTAGAATAGAATTATCAAGCTCTCACTGCGTTCTTTTTTTGCCATGTTCATACCTATCCAAGTTATGACCCAAAATACAATGCATCCAGAACTATGGTTAGACAGTGATTAAATATTGTAGGCATAAGTGTTGCTTGACATACGCGGTGTCGCTTTTATCTGCTGCTAAAATGGGCACatagagggaagagagaaagaggagcaCTACAGACCAGCTGGGGAAAGCCAAGCTTAAATTTGCTTTAAGACTATGCTTTGGAGAAATAACATCAGTTGTACCTTGCTTTTCAGGGTGCCCACCTTTGGTCaaaccaaagaagaaaagaataggCAAGCCACCCTCAAAACGCAGAGACATGAGATGTGAGGCAGAAGAAGTGTGGGAGATGCCTAAAAGCAGTGTATGTAAAGGTTGGTATACAGCAACAAGCTACAAAAATGTTAAAGcgtttctttcatttctgtctcaAGGAATAATGGGTCTCGGTTTGAACTGCAAGGATATTGGAAGCTTGTGAGATAATAGCAAATGCTATGTATGCAGacaagatgaggaaaaaagcaagcttttttttgAACACTTACATTACTATGAATACAGTTGTAGGTTTGAGCGGGTTAGGTCCCTTCTTTTaagggaaggaggcagggctggggaaccCAAACCCCACTATTTTAGTCTAGTTGCTCTTCAAACTGTTCtactaactttttaaaatattgggtCCTGTGTCACTTTGcagtgtatatttttttttttaagctacaggTCTGTCTCGgctaaaatactgtaatttgtTACAACACAAATGCATATAGATAATTCTTAATAACTTCAACCTTGTGGAGTAGGAACTTCTTGCTACTTTGGaggaagatgagaaaaacaatGGAGGGGAAAATCACATTAAGTAGGTTCAGTAACAAATATGGCTTTGCGTTAGTGGGAGAGTCTGAAAAGGTTAAACTGAAAAGGGTCAGCACATACAAGAAGCTACCTACAAGACGAGAGTTcctcctggaaaacaaaaagctggcATAGTAAAGCTAACCTGAATGTTCAGTCAGGAAATAGGAGTTaaagactgtttttttctttatatattctTTCTCATATATTAAACAGAGGATTATGCTTCCATGTATTTGCAAGGTTGGAAACAAAAACTTAGACTGAAGCATCTTACTAGTCAAAATTGGCATCAGTCCTGGAGTCAGATTACTTGAACATCAGTGTTAGACCTTTAATTGCTGATGTATTTTAGTAAAAGGCTCCAGGAAACTTGTGTAATGCCAAAATACCACTTATATTAGCCCCAAAAATAGTTGGTATTTCTTGGATGCATACAAGTTTCACGTGGAACTCTTTTTCTATCTATTATACTGAGATGTTCTGAAGTCCAGTGCCATTCCTGCAGAATTTGTCCTTGCTGGGAAGTTGAATACATAGGTCTAATATCAGCCATCAGTGTCTTCTCCTGCAACAGGAAAAGGCAATCACTGATACCTAGTCTTTCTTTAGAAGCAAACTGGCGTCTATTATTTGGAGGGAGaatgcatactttttttttttccccctcctctttaGGGTCTGCAACCAGAAAGTCCATCTATAAGAGAAGATAATTGCAAATACTGGGACAGGAGAAGCAGGGGAAATGTATGAGGTCTGCATAAATCCAAAACTCTATTGTTACTTTCTTGTATATTTTGTAAGTTGCTGTGTACTCTTCAAAGGTAAAAAGTAGCACAGTAAAGACTGAGGAAACTATTAACATGGAATTAAGTATTTAACACTAAAGTCACCTTTTTACAACTAGCACATCcactatttaaataataaatttaatagAATTGCACTCTGGGACTTCTTGTATTCTGTCTatacacagaagcaaaaaaagcttATGATAGGTTTGTATGTACATCAATACTATCCTAGCATAACATTTACTGCTGCCCTGTTCTTAAGCTCTGCACCTTGTGGTCAGTTTGTGTATATGATGTGGACATAAGTACAATACTCTCCTCTGTTGGCTGGATTTGTTTTTGTCAAAGTGTACAGGAATATAGTTAACTGTGTCAAGTACTGACTTGAAGTTTCAAGGCAGTTCCTCAGATATTACTCTCTTCAAATGCATGACTGAGGACTAAAACTAAAGCATAGTGATGTGatgcttctccctcctcccctttttCTGTGGGGACTTCTCTAAGTTCCTCCATAGACACTCTGACCTGGAGAGATGGACTTTGTAAAGCCTTCTATTTCACCTTCAATAGTGGTATACTCTGTTCCCTGATATCTTACTTGATGCCTTCTGTTACAGTTGATACTGTCCTTGGCAACTCACTGCTTTATAGAACTAAGATGATAAAATCAGCTTTCTGCTGAGTTATCTTATGAAtaatggaaatatatttgagCTGTCCACATCATCTAGATtagtgtgatttattttttttatgtccaTGAAAGCTGGTATCACCAGCTGAGAATAAACATTCTTGGATGACTCCCCAGTGAAGTGATAGTGTGAATGAAAAAGGTAGAAAACCTAAACCAACCAAACGCAAAACCCCAccaatttttctttaacaaaggACAGGGGGGAATGGACAGACAGGACCTGCCTTCTGCCTCCTCTTGCAACATTCTTATTTTGTCTGTGCCCTAGAATAACCTACAtgaataaaagcagtatttcctgTAACTGCATTCAAGTTTTGTGCCTACAGCCTACTAGTCTGACCTGTAACTgaggttttgttggttttcctcAGTGACGAGTACTCAGGCTTCCCTACCCAACTGATCCTGATCCTCCatctttccattatttttaatagcacttgcttgctttcttgttAAAGAGCTACTGTAATTATAGCCTCTGCCCTAAGCTGTTAGGGAAAAAGATCCACTTTAACTTTGTGATGCCaggtttttatttcctctctaCCCTAAGCAGGTACCTCTACCCTCTACCCTACCTCTCTACCCTGTGAGAAAGTCAGGAATACAAATTCTTATTTGGCTTTTGTGCTGCACAAAACCTCTGTTGCATCAGAACCTCGAAGAATAGAATGAGGGAGGGAATTACTTCAAGCATGGTGCTTTTTAATACTCTGGAAAACATAGGACTGCTGTTTTTGGATATCTAATGCAGGAATATGCTGCTTTTAGAGGGGGACAGGCTTTATTCTGATGAGAACAAGTGGTAGAATATCAACTTGAAGACTAAGTAATGATCTAAGTAAGAGTAACCCTTAGCTACAACTGAGATCTCTTAGGTAAGGCTTCTTGTCTTTTTCCCTGAACTCAAGTGCAGCTTTGGGATTGAGTTCTGCTTGACAGACTTAACTGTTTGTCTTTTGCAGCTTGTCTGATAAAGGGATGCTCATGACCTCATGGTTAGGTGGCACTCTCATCTTTGAGAATGGCTAGTATTTCACAGAGACTCCCAAGATCGTGCTA
Coding sequences:
- the LOC106630823 gene encoding uncharacterized protein LOC106630823; translated protein: MNTAPTSESGSYSTNNTRPFFYAQPTAQQPLPSPWYFSHAYSPYCVPAPGFRSGNPYFPFYSVALHEYPGFFVPQHPMHARTSRRPYFNVPPPSPMFYHATRFRHYSTSGKKMETKETQTDPRQPENKQKKHQDIHIETKGCDAGNMACVSSGIGTETESTSEKQDSSGSSIAVDREFHNKSPSSSTQYRNLPTGSYAFEKEEVRIEYGNGSPAIQLWKSFKETIPLYDVASGKSVPENIVQRDLFSVSSCEGMVYGPHEGEKMVPGASLDERKAVLSSKQGVETVQEKEDQNNEVKLDAKKQANASQRAKSPPGETMAMQIAELARPVGIDQPVVRQDVVVAKKSSSKKPTSSKASREEPSFVQQTGLLPSGMEVMSDLSFQQKKLNLSHNTTNESQTDKSIWCDESTENYVPSNGLLGCLDGTNTNYNYDVCLPQRKRQSVLSLSSDDMSSREEGSSTDNAPVSYFVPDYVLQKSMYTFQKSTEGLEKEKSGGSLNEEEVVVREQMNSLNDQDVKNSSTMKIKEASSKGRKLGTLPRSPSWKKVNSLKKKAFKSLSEVEDSEEYSVKGEEEDEDGADEEDDATDETEYFFQEATQYGILMPSKGSFYQVGQRVLWKPPENAIPAQLISWPAQKKIKTRSGLGKNIGVVYKPKEKEQDEVIYSDYGYYGRKRSTARKGGPEHQQTLQKLLEGCPPLVKPKKKRIGKPPSKRRDMRCEAEEVWEMPKSSVCKGWYTATSYKNVKAFLSFLSQGIMGLGLNCKDIGSL